AAGCATACGGTGCCGAGGGGATCCGCGTGACGCGGGCCGAGGATGTGCGTTCCGCCCTGGAGCGGTCGATTGCCTTGCCGAAACCGGTTGTGATCGATTTCGTGATCGCCAGGGAGGAAAATGTTTTTCCGATGGTCCCGCCAGGGGAGTCGATTACAAAAATGCTGGGGGGGTAAGAGGATGAGACACACGCTGGCGGTTTTAGTTGAGAATCAGCCGGGTGTTTTGACCCGGGTGGCCGGGTTGTTCAGCAGGCGCGGTTATAATATCGAAAGTCTGGCTGTAGGCCAAACTCATGAACCGAGCATTTCCCGCATGACGATCGTCGTAGACGGCGATGACAGGGTAATCGAGCAGGTTGCAAAACAACTGGATAAACTCATCGATGTCATCGATGTACAGGATATTACAGATGTCGAGTATGTGGACCGGGAACTGGTTTTAATCAAGGTAAATGCCGAACCCTCAGTGCGGGGGGAGATTATGCAGATCGTGGACATTTTCAGGGCACGTATTGTGGATATCGGTCAGCGGACGCTGATCATTGAGTGTACCGGGGATGAGGGGAAGATCCGGGCGATTGAAAAATCCCTGAAGCCCTTTGGAATTTTGGAGCTGGTACGCACCGGCAAGATAGCTATGGTGCGGGGACCAAAATACGAAGAAGAAAAGCAATAAGGAGGGTATGCCGATGAAAATCTACTACGACCAGGATGCGGATCTCGAGTTTCTGGGCGGAAAGACCGTTGCCATCATCGGTTACGGGAGTCAGGGTCACGCCCAGGCTCTTAACCTGAGAGACAGCGGGGTACGCGTGGTTGTTGCCGATGTCCCCGGGAGTGACAACTGGAAGAGAGCCGAAGGGGCCGGTTTTCAAGTGCTGACCACCGCGGAAGCCTCCGCTCAGGCCGATGTCATTCAGATTTTAATTCCGGACGATAAACAGGCGGCAGTATTCCGCTCCAATATTTTACCTCATTTGAAACCAGGGAACGCTCTTGCTTTTTCACACGGCTTTAACATCCACTACAACCAGATTGTACCGCCCTCGGATGTGGATGTTTTTATGGTTGCGCCGAAAAGCCCGGGGCACCTGTTGCGGCGGATGTACGAGCAGGGAGCGGGAGTTCCTGCTCTCGTAGCCGTTGCCCAGGATTATACGGGAAAGGCGATGCAGGTTGCGCTTGCTTATGCCAGGGGAATCGGTTCCACACGGGCCGGCGTGATTGAAACCACTTTTAAAGAGGAAACCGAGACCGACCTTTTTGGAGAACAGGTCGTACTGTGTGGCGGGGTGACCGAACTCGTCCGGGCCGGTTTCGATACCCTCGTTGAGGCCGGATACCAGCCGGAGATTGCTTATTTTGAGTGCTTGCACGAATTGAAGTTAATTGTTGATTTGATGTACGAAGGCGGGATCAGCTGGATGCGCTACTCCATCAGTGATACCGCCGAGTACGGCGACCTGACGCGAGGGAAACGAATCATTACCGGGGAAACACGCGCTGAGATGAAGCGTATTCTCCAGGAGATCCAGGATGGCACCTTTGCTCGGGAGTGGATTTTAGAGAACATGAGTGGGCGGCCCGTCTTCAACGCGATGGCAAAGAAAGAAGCAAACCATCCCATCGAAGTCGTAGGCAAGAAACTGCGGGAAATGATGCCTTGGCTGAAGAAGTAGGGAAACGATGAGGCCTCGCCCGAATCCGGCAGCAGAAAAGGAGGCCGTGCAATGAACACCATGATTTCAGGTGCAGAAGCCCTGATGCGGGTTTTCCAGGAGGAGGGGGTAGAGGTTATTTTCGGGTACCCCGGAGGCGCCCTCCTCCCGGTTTATGACGCCCTCTACCATACGGATTTTAGACACGTCCTCGTCCGGCAGGAACAGGCCGCTGTCCATGCAGCGAGCGGCTATACGCGGACAACGGGAAAACCCGGGGTTTGCCTTGCGACTTCAGGCCCCGGCGCCACGAACCTCGTTACCGGAATTGCCACAGCCTATATGGATTCGGTTCCGGTCGTGGTGGTTACCGGTCAGGTAGGTACCGGAATGGTAGGGACCGATGCCTTTCAGGAGGTTGACACAAAGGGGATTACCCTTCCGATCACAAAGCATAATTACCTCGTAAAAAATCCCCAGGAGCTCCCCCGCGTGATCCGTGAGGCCTTTTACATCGCCCGCACGGGCAGGCCGGGGCCGGTGGTTGTTGACCTTCCCAGAAATGTCGCCGAAGCCCAGATCGAGTGGCACGGAGCGGGAAAAGTCGAGCTCCGCAGTTATCATCCCCAGTACCAACCGGCGCCCGATTTGGTTGATCAGGCCGCAGAAATGCTTAATAAGGCAGAACGCCCGGTCATTTTAGCCGGCGGCGGGGTCCTCAGTACACGGGCACCGGAAGATTTGGTTGCTCTGGCGGAAAAAATCCGCACACCGGTGACGACCACCTTAATGGGGATCGGGGCTTTTCCCGAAGACCACGAACTTGCTCTGGGAATGCTCGGGATGCACGGGACGGCTTGCGCGAACTACGCCGTCACCGCAGCCGATGTTTTACTGACCTTGGGTGCCCGGTTTGCGGACCGGGTCACGGGAAATGTGAAGAAATTTGCTCCACACGCGAAAATAATCCACGTTGACATCGACCCCGCGGAGATCGGGAAAAATGTCCGGGCTGCCCTCCCCGTGATTGGTGATGTTAAGCATTTCTTGCGCGATTTGCTCCCCTTGGTGCAGAAAAAGGATCGCCGAGGCTGGCTCAGCCAGATCGCAAAGTGGAAAGTAGAGCACCCTTTGCGTTTTTCTGAGGACGGGTGTCTGAAACCCCAGTACATCCTCCAGGCTTTAGGTGAGATCACGAAAGGGGAATGCATTGTCGCAACAGATGTGGGACAGCACCAGATGTGGGCGGCGCAGTTTTTCAAAATCCGAAAACCTTACACCTTCCTTTCATCGGGTGGATTGGGAACAATGGGCTACGGCCTCCCGGCGGCGTTGGGGGCCCAGCTCGGCAACCCCGGAAAGCTGGTTCTTTCCCTGACCGGGGACGGAAGTTTCCAGATGAATATGTTTGAACTCGGAACCGCCATGCAGGAGCAGCTCCCCCTGAAAATTTTTGTCTTTAATAATCATGCCCTCGGGATGGTGAAGCAGCTCCAGTATTTTTACTGCGAAAAACGCTACAGCCAGGTGAAGTTTACTTTTTGCCCGGATTTTGTTCAACTTGCCCGCGCTTACGGTGCGGTCGGGATACGCCTTGAGCGAAGTGAGGATGTTTACGCCATACTGGACGAAGTCCTGACGAACGGACGGCTGACCATTGTGGATTGTATCATTGATCCTGAAGAACTGGTTTATCCGATGGTGTTGGCAGGGAAGGGCATCGGGGAGTTAATTGAGCTTTCAGATGCAAGATAGGTTTTATTGCGTGATTAAGAAGGGATTTCTTGGGAGGTTAAATACCTTGTCAGAGCAGATCTATATCTTTGATACAACACTCCGGGATGGCGAACAGTCCCCCGGAGTCAGTCTGAACTTGCAAGAAAAATTGGAGATCGCCCGCCAGCTTGCGAAATTAAATGTAGATGTAATTGAAGCAGGTTTTCCGATTGCTTCGCCGGGCGACTTCGCGGCGGTTCAGGCGATTGCGAGGGAGGTCCGGGGCCCTGTGATTGCGGGCCTGGCGCGGGCGGCCCGCCAGGATATCGACCGGGCCTGGGAGGCCCTTCAGGAGGCCGAAAAACCCAGAATTCATACCTTTATTGCCACTTCTGACATTCACCTGCAGTATAAACTGCAGAAGAGCAGGGATGAGGTGCTGGCCCTCGCGGTGGCTGCCGTGAAACAGGCCAGGGGGTATACGGCCGATGTCGAGTTCTCTGCTGAAGATGCTTTCCGGAGCGATCCCAGTTTTCTCTGCGAAGTGATTCAGGCCGTGATCGAAGCCGGGGCGACCGTGATAAATATTCCGGACACCGTCGGCTACGCGACACCCTATGAGTTCGGGGATTTCATCGCCCAGATCCGGGCGCGGGTGCCGGGCATTGATCGGGTGATCTTGAGTGTCCACTGCCACAACGACCTGGGGTTGGCTGTCGCAAATTCTCTGGCCGCCCTCCAAAACGGGGCGCAGCAGGTGGAGTGCGCGGTCAACGGCCTGGGAGAGCGTGCCGGAAACGCCGCCCTGGAAGAGATCGTCATGGCGCTTTATACAAGGGGCGCTTACTTTCAAAAAGAAACGAAGATTAAATATGATGAAATTTACCGGACCAGCAAACTGGTCTGTACACTGACCGGGCTGCCCGTCCAGCCGAATAAAGCAATCGTGGGGAAAAATGCCTTCCTCCACGAGTCGGGGATCCACCAGGATGGCGTTTTAAAGGAGCGGGCAACATATGAGATTATGAATCCTCAATTAATCGGAGTTCCTAAATCCAACATTGTATTGGGAAAACTCTCGGGGCGCCACGCCTTCCGGGAACGCCTGGCAGAACTGGGTTATCTTCTCCAGGATGAGGAATTAGAAAAGGCCTTTAGCCGTTTCAAAAATCTGGCGGATCGTAAAAAAGATCTCACCGACCGCGACCTGGAAGCAATTGTTAAAAATGAGATTAGAGTTGCGCCGGAACTGTACGAACTTGCCTACCTCCACATTTCCAGCGGAACGACGGTTGTACCTACCGCAACGGTCGGATTAAAAAGAAACGGAATCGTCCGGGAGGAGGCAGCCTGCGGAGACGGACCGGTGGATGCGGCTTTTAAAGCTGTTGACAAAATTACCGGGATTAATAGCCTATCTTTAACAGATTACTCCTTGAGCGCGATTACAGGTGGTAAAGACGCTTTGGGTGAGGTAGTCGTCCGGGTGGAGTACGGGGGGAAGACCTTCGTTGGACGGGGGTTGAGTACCGATATTATTGAAGCAAGCGTAAAGGCCTATTTAAATGCCGTAAACAAGGTAATTTACGAGATAGGGGAGGATTCAGTGCTTCCCGGAACCGGGGAGATAGAAGGATAGGAGGACCTGACATGGGAATGACCATTACCGAAAAGATCCTGGCGGCCCACGCCGGAAAGGAGCAAGTTTTCGCCGGGGAACTGGTCAACTGCCGCCTGGATCTTGTACTTGCTAACGACATTACGGCTCCTGTCGCGATTAAGGAGTTTTTGAAATTAGGGCTCGACCGCGTTTTTGATCCCGGTCGCGTTGCCCTTGTCCCGGACCATTTTACACCAAATAAAGACATTAAGTCTGCAGAGCAGTGCAGGGAAACGCGGGAGTTCGCACGCCAATTCGAAATTCTCAATTACTTTGAAGTGGGGCGAATGGGAATTGAGCACTGCCTCCTTCCCGAGCAGGGGCTTGTGCTTCCCGGTGATTTGATCATCGGCGCGGACTCCCACACCTGTACTTACGGGGCGCTGGGGGCTTTTGCCACCGGTGTCGGAAGTACAGATCTCGCAGCAGGGATGGCTCTGGGTGAATGCTGGTTTAAAGTGCCTGAAAGCATGAAATTTGTTTATCATGGAAAACTGCTCCCCTGGGTCACGGGGAAGGATCTGATTCTTTATACAATCGGGGATATCGGAGTCGACGGTGCGCTCTACCGGGCGATGGAGTTTACGGGCGAGGCAATTGATGAACTTTCTGTTGATGGCCGGCTTACGATGTGCAACATGGCGATCGAGGCCGGGGCAAAAAACGGAATCATCAATCCGGACGAAAAGACTCTCGCCTATGTTCAGAAAAGGGCAAAACGTCCCTACTGCGTATTTTCCAGCGATCCGGATGCCGCCTATGTCGAGGTGCGGGAATATCACGCTGATGAGATCGAACTCCAGGTCGCCTTTCCCCATCTGCCTGAAAACGCCCGGCCGGTTACGGAGGCCGCGGGGATCGAAATTGACCAGGTGGTAATCGGTTCCTGTACAAACGGGCGGCTCGAGGATCTGCGCATCGCTGCACAAATTCTCAAAGGAAGGGAGGTTCACCCCCGCCTCCGCCTGATTGTGATTCCGGGGACGCAGGAAATCTATTTAGACGCTCTCCGGGAGGGGCTGCTTGAAGTTTTCGTTCGAGCCGGGGGAGCGGTGAGCACCCCTACCTGCGGTCCCTGCCTCGGCGGTCATATGGGGATCCTGGCGCGGGGTGAAAAGGCGCTGGCTACGACAAACCGGAATTTCGTGGGTCGGATGGGGCACCCCGAGAGCGAGGTCTACCTCGCGGGGCCCGCCGTTGCTGCGGCATCGGCGGTAACCGGTTGCATAACCCACCCGAGGGAGGTTGTCAAGGGAAATGCAGATTAAAGGGCGTGTTTGGAAATTCGGCGCAAACATCGATACAGACCTGATTATACCGGCGCGTTATTTAAATACAACCGATCCGGAAGAATTAGCGGCTCACTGCATGGAGGACGCGAACCCTGACTTTGCCCGGCTCGTATCGCGGGGAGACATTATCGTTGCGGGGAAAAACTTTGGGTGCGGCTCTTCCCGCGAACACGCCCCTTTAGCGCTTAAGGGCGCTGGAGTAGGCTGCATCATCGCCGGATCTTTTGCCCGGATTTTTTACCGCAACGCGGTGAACATCGGGCTTCCGATTTTGGAGTCTTCCGAGGCTGCCGGGGCCCTGGGGGAGGGCGATCTTGTTGAGGTCGATCTCTCCTCCGGAACGATCAAGAACCTGACGCGGGGAGAGGTTTACCAGGCGGTTCCTTTTCCCCCTTTTATGCAAGAAATCATGCAAGCGGGCGGATTAATCAATTACGTTCGAGAAAGGATGAAAAAACGTGCCTGAAATTTTACTTTTGCCCGGAGATGGAATCGGAC
Above is a window of Bacillota bacterium DNA encoding:
- the ilvN gene encoding acetolactate synthase small subunit; the protein is MRHTLAVLVENQPGVLTRVAGLFSRRGYNIESLAVGQTHEPSISRMTIVVDGDDRVIEQVAKQLDKLIDVIDVQDITDVEYVDRELVLIKVNAEPSVRGEIMQIVDIFRARIVDIGQRTLIIECTGDEGKIRAIEKSLKPFGILELVRTGKIAMVRGPKYEEEKQ
- the ilvC gene encoding ketol-acid reductoisomerase codes for the protein MKIYYDQDADLEFLGGKTVAIIGYGSQGHAQALNLRDSGVRVVVADVPGSDNWKRAEGAGFQVLTTAEASAQADVIQILIPDDKQAAVFRSNILPHLKPGNALAFSHGFNIHYNQIVPPSDVDVFMVAPKSPGHLLRRMYEQGAGVPALVAVAQDYTGKAMQVALAYARGIGSTRAGVIETTFKEETETDLFGEQVVLCGGVTELVRAGFDTLVEAGYQPEIAYFECLHELKLIVDLMYEGGISWMRYSISDTAEYGDLTRGKRIITGETRAEMKRILQEIQDGTFAREWILENMSGRPVFNAMAKKEANHPIEVVGKKLREMMPWLKK
- the ilvB gene encoding biosynthetic-type acetolactate synthase large subunit; protein product: MNTMISGAEALMRVFQEEGVEVIFGYPGGALLPVYDALYHTDFRHVLVRQEQAAVHAASGYTRTTGKPGVCLATSGPGATNLVTGIATAYMDSVPVVVVTGQVGTGMVGTDAFQEVDTKGITLPITKHNYLVKNPQELPRVIREAFYIARTGRPGPVVVDLPRNVAEAQIEWHGAGKVELRSYHPQYQPAPDLVDQAAEMLNKAERPVILAGGGVLSTRAPEDLVALAEKIRTPVTTTLMGIGAFPEDHELALGMLGMHGTACANYAVTAADVLLTLGARFADRVTGNVKKFAPHAKIIHVDIDPAEIGKNVRAALPVIGDVKHFLRDLLPLVQKKDRRGWLSQIAKWKVEHPLRFSEDGCLKPQYILQALGEITKGECIVATDVGQHQMWAAQFFKIRKPYTFLSSGGLGTMGYGLPAALGAQLGNPGKLVLSLTGDGSFQMNMFELGTAMQEQLPLKIFVFNNHALGMVKQLQYFYCEKRYSQVKFTFCPDFVQLARAYGAVGIRLERSEDVYAILDEVLTNGRLTIVDCIIDPEELVYPMVLAGKGIGELIELSDAR
- a CDS encoding 2-isopropylmalate synthase, with amino-acid sequence MSEQIYIFDTTLRDGEQSPGVSLNLQEKLEIARQLAKLNVDVIEAGFPIASPGDFAAVQAIAREVRGPVIAGLARAARQDIDRAWEALQEAEKPRIHTFIATSDIHLQYKLQKSRDEVLALAVAAVKQARGYTADVEFSAEDAFRSDPSFLCEVIQAVIEAGATVINIPDTVGYATPYEFGDFIAQIRARVPGIDRVILSVHCHNDLGLAVANSLAALQNGAQQVECAVNGLGERAGNAALEEIVMALYTRGAYFQKETKIKYDEIYRTSKLVCTLTGLPVQPNKAIVGKNAFLHESGIHQDGVLKERATYEIMNPQLIGVPKSNIVLGKLSGRHAFRERLAELGYLLQDEELEKAFSRFKNLADRKKDLTDRDLEAIVKNEIRVAPELYELAYLHISSGTTVVPTATVGLKRNGIVREEAACGDGPVDAAFKAVDKITGINSLSLTDYSLSAITGGKDALGEVVVRVEYGGKTFVGRGLSTDIIEASVKAYLNAVNKVIYEIGEDSVLPGTGEIEG
- the leuC gene encoding 3-isopropylmalate dehydratase large subunit, whose protein sequence is MGMTITEKILAAHAGKEQVFAGELVNCRLDLVLANDITAPVAIKEFLKLGLDRVFDPGRVALVPDHFTPNKDIKSAEQCRETREFARQFEILNYFEVGRMGIEHCLLPEQGLVLPGDLIIGADSHTCTYGALGAFATGVGSTDLAAGMALGECWFKVPESMKFVYHGKLLPWVTGKDLILYTIGDIGVDGALYRAMEFTGEAIDELSVDGRLTMCNMAIEAGAKNGIINPDEKTLAYVQKRAKRPYCVFSSDPDAAYVEVREYHADEIELQVAFPHLPENARPVTEAAGIEIDQVVIGSCTNGRLEDLRIAAQILKGREVHPRLRLIVIPGTQEIYLDALREGLLEVFVRAGGAVSTPTCGPCLGGHMGILARGEKALATTNRNFVGRMGHPESEVYLAGPAVAAASAVTGCITHPREVVKGNAD
- the leuD gene encoding 3-isopropylmalate dehydratase small subunit; this encodes MQIKGRVWKFGANIDTDLIIPARYLNTTDPEELAAHCMEDANPDFARLVSRGDIIVAGKNFGCGSSREHAPLALKGAGVGCIIAGSFARIFYRNAVNIGLPILESSEAAGALGEGDLVEVDLSSGTIKNLTRGEVYQAVPFPPFMQEIMQAGGLINYVRERMKKRA